The Pseudomonas sp. B21-023 genomic interval GGCCGATGCGGTGCACGTAGTCTTCGGCGACGATTGGCAGGTCGAGGTTGACCACCAGCGGCAAGTCGTCGATGTCCAGGCCGCGAGCGGCCACATCGGTGGCCACCAATACCTGGATCTCACGGGCCTTGAAGCTGTCCAGGGCGCGCTGGCGAGTGGCCTGCGGACGGTCGCCGTGGATGCCGTCGGCATTCACCCCCTCGGCCAACAGGCGCTCGACCAGTTGATCGACACCGTTGCGAGTCTTGGCGAATACCAGCACCTGCTTCCAGCGCTGCTTGCGCATCAGGTGGATGAACAGGTCGGCCTTGCGCTTTTTATCCACAGGCACCAGCCACTGCTTGACCGTGCTCGCGGCGGCGTTGCGCGGGCTCACTTCGATGCTCAGCGGATCGTTCAGCGCCAGGCCCGCGAGCAGACGGATCTGCTCGGAGAAGGTGGCGGAGAACAGCAGCGTCTGGCGCTTGCGCGGCAACGCCGCGTACACCGACTGCAGTTCTTCGGCAAAACCCAGGTCGAGCATGCGGTCGGCTTCGTCGAGCACCAGGGTCTGCACCTGGTTGAACTTCACCGCGTTTTGGCGGAAGAGGTCGAGCAAGCGGCCTGGGGTCGCCACCAACAGGTCGACACCACGACGCAGGCGCATCATCTGCGGGTTGATGCTGACCCCGCCATACACCGCGTAGGTGCTCAGCGGCAGGTTCTCGGCGTACTCGCGCACGTTGTTGTGCACCTGCTCGGCCAGCTCGCGGGTCGGCACCAGCACCAGCGCACGGATCGAGTTGCTGGCGACCTTCTCCCCTTCCAGGGCCAGGCGCTGCAGCACCGGCAGGGCGAAGCCGGCGGTCTTGCCGGTGCCGGTCTGGGCGGCGGCCATCAGGTCGCGACCGGCAAGCACGGCGGGGATGGCCTTGGCCTGGACCGGGGTGGGCGTGGTGTAGTCCAGCGTCTGCAAGGTGCGCAGCAGCGGTTCGATCAGGCCGAGTTGGGCGAAATTCATGGCAATACCGTCAGGGGTTCAGCGAAGGCGGCAAGTTTACCGCAACGCCCTGCCCTACTTGCACATTTCGCCTTTCAGCGGCACCGGCTGCTGCGGCGCCTTGCGCCATTGCGGCAGGCCGATCAGCACCACGGCGCCAATGATCACCGCCATGGCCACGCACTCCTCGGCGCCGATCTGCTCGCCGGCGAAAACGATCCCCAACAGCACCGCCACCGCCGGGTTGACGTAGGCGTAGCTGGTGGCCGCTGCCGGGCGCACGTGCTTGAGCAGGTACATGTAGGAACTGAACGCCAGGATCGAGCCGAAGAACACCAGATAGGCCAGCGCCCCCCAACCGGCGGCCGTGGGCATCTGGGTCAGCCGCTCGCCGCTCACGGCGCTGCCGATCAGCAAGGCGGCGCCGCCCACGAGCATTTCCGCGGCGCTGGCCATGGCGCCCTGGGGCAGCGGCAGGCTCTTGCTCCACACCGAACCGAAGGCCCAGGCCGCTGCGGCGAAAAGGATCAGCGCCGCGCCCATGGGGCTGGCCTGCAGGTTCGAGCCCAGGTTGAGCATGCCGATGCCGACGAGTCCAAGGGCGATCCCCGCCCATTCCAGGCGCGAGTTGCGATGGCCGAAGAACAGCCCGAACACCAGGGTGAACAGCGGCACCGTGGCTACCGCCAGCGCCGCCACGCCCGAGGCGACTCCGGCATGCTCGGCCAGGGTCACACCACCGTTGCCGCAACTGAGCAGGAGAAAGCCGATGGCGCCGGCCGCGCGCCACTGCGGCCAGGTCGGCGCTGGCGCGCCGCGCCAGCGCAGGAAGCCATACAGCAGGCTGCCGGCAATCACGAAACGCACGCCGGCCATCAGCATCGGCGGCCAAGACTCCACGCCGATTCGAATGAACAGGTAGGTCGAGCCCCACACCAGGTACAAGGCAAGGAAGGCTCCGATGAGCAACAGCGGGAAGCGGCGGGCGGTGGACATGGCAGGGCTCGAAATCCGTTTACGGGTGGATTAGTTTAGAAAGGCCCTCGCGCAAACTTAAGTTACAAAACACGTTTAAAATACCGAAACACTTTGCAATGCACGGTTATGCAGACGCTTCACCGTCGATTGCAAGGTCACCTGGAATCGCCATGGACAAGTACGATCGCATGCTTCTCGCCGCGCTGCTGGAAAACGGCCGGGCCACCTACGCGCAGCTGGCGCGCCAGGTCAATCTCTCCGCCCCGGCGGTGGCCGAGCGGGTGGCCAAGCTGGAGGCCAGCGGTGTTATCAGCGGCTACACGGCCAAGGTCGACCTGGAAAAGATCGGCCTGCCGATCCAGTGCGTGATGGAACTGCGCCTGGCCAGCCATGGCAACCAGCAGGCCTACGAGGCCTTGGAGAAGATCCCTGAACTTACCGAGTGCCACCGGGTGACCGGTGACCCGTGCGTGATCATGCAAGCGGCCGTCACGTCCATGGGCGAGTTGGAGGCGCTGATCAACCGCGTGTCGCAGCTAGGCTTCACCAAGACCTCGATCATCCTGTCCAGCGCGGTGGCGCGAAGGGTGCCGCTGGGGCATCTGGGGGGCAATGGCAAAAAAACCTGAGCGCGGGTTCAGTGACGCAGCAACAGCCTGCCCTCGATCGGCACGTAGCGGCTTGCGGCGCGGATTACCGACAAC includes:
- a CDS encoding DEAD/DEAH box helicase translates to MNFAQLGLIEPLLRTLQTLDYTTPTPVQAKAIPAVLAGRDLMAAAQTGTGKTAGFALPVLQRLALEGEKVASNSIRALVLVPTRELAEQVHNNVREYAENLPLSTYAVYGGVSINPQMMRLRRGVDLLVATPGRLLDLFRQNAVKFNQVQTLVLDEADRMLDLGFAEELQSVYAALPRKRQTLLFSATFSEQIRLLAGLALNDPLSIEVSPRNAAASTVKQWLVPVDKKRKADLFIHLMRKQRWKQVLVFAKTRNGVDQLVERLLAEGVNADGIHGDRPQATRQRALDSFKAREIQVLVATDVAARGLDIDDLPLVVNLDLPIVAEDYVHRIGRTGRAGNKGEAISLVCADEVQLLAAIETLIRQVLPRHEEPDFIPDHRVPVTDASGQVLKKPKKPKKPKENSAKRGLGRWMDSEGAGAAAPAVKAVRKVPAFGGKPRKPKP
- the yedA gene encoding drug/metabolite exporter YedA → MSTARRFPLLLIGAFLALYLVWGSTYLFIRIGVESWPPMLMAGVRFVIAGSLLYGFLRWRGAPAPTWPQWRAAGAIGFLLLSCGNGGVTLAEHAGVASGVAALAVATVPLFTLVFGLFFGHRNSRLEWAGIALGLVGIGMLNLGSNLQASPMGAALILFAAAAWAFGSVWSKSLPLPQGAMASAAEMLVGGAALLIGSAVSGERLTQMPTAAGWGALAYLVFFGSILAFSSYMYLLKHVRPAAATSYAYVNPAVAVLLGIVFAGEQIGAEECVAMAVIIGAVVLIGLPQWRKAPQQPVPLKGEMCK
- a CDS encoding Lrp/AsnC family transcriptional regulator is translated as MDKYDRMLLAALLENGRATYAQLARQVNLSAPAVAERVAKLEASGVISGYTAKVDLEKIGLPIQCVMELRLASHGNQQAYEALEKIPELTECHRVTGDPCVIMQAAVTSMGELEALINRVSQLGFTKTSIILSSAVARRVPLGHLGGNGKKT